GAAAATCTACTATTTTAAATGAATTAACTCATAGTGATGTTCTGGCAAAAGACCAACTATTTGCAACATTAGACACCACAACAAGACAGCTTTTTGTCAACAAACGAAAAGTTGGGCTTCTTTCTGATACTGTTGGATTTATTCAACAGCTTCCACATCAATTAATTGAATCTTTTAAATCAACGCTTGCAGAGCTTTCATACGCTTCACTTCTTCTAGTCGTTACAGACATTGCTGATAACAATTGGAGATCTCATATTGATGTTGTTTTAAAAACTCTTGATGAAATTGAAGTAGAAAAAGAAATTCTTTTTGTCTTTAACAAATCAGACAAAATTACTAAAAAAGAGCTTCAAAAACGCTTAGAATCATTTGATATCGACGCTCCATTTGTTGCCGTAAGCTGTATTAAAGAAGACGGACTTGCGCCGCTTCAAAAATATTTAGCATCGTGGAAACCGAAACAGGATAAAAAATAAACATGTTTGAGCAGGAAAAACAACGAGATCTATTTGTAGAAACATCTACAAACAACACGCAGCTACAATCTGATCAAGATGAGCCAACAGAAAATTATAACTTAGAAGAATTTCAAGAAGAGATTGCTCCTCAAGATTCTTTTGAACTGCGCTCATTGTTTAATGATGAAGAAAGCCAAGCGCGTTTTCATCGCGAGATAGAAAACAAGCCAGAACTTCAAGCAGCATTTAATTCTTTTGTTTCTCAAAACTTAAATCATGAGCAACAAAAAGCCGTAGCTCCAAAAGATGGCTCATTTTTGGTTATTGCTGGTGCAGGATCTGGAAAAACTCGTGTTATTACTGCTCGAATTACAAACTTAATTTTAAACTGTGGCGTTGAACCATCTTCAATTATTGCTCTTACTTTTACCAATAAAGCGGCACAAGAAATGCAGCATCGTATTGAACAGTTTTTGCCAAACTTGCGCACAAAACCAACGATTGCAACCTTTCATGCCTACTGCTTAAAGCTCCTTAAAAAGAATGCTGCAATCTTACAAGCTCAGCCGTTTTCAGTTATTGATTCTCAAGACGCTTTAAAGCTTTTGCAAACCATTGTTAAAGATCGAGGCATGGATAAATTGTTTAATCCAAAACAACTCCTTCCGATGTTTTCTTCATATAAAATGAATGACACTTTGCATTTAGATACCCCTGCATGGAACATGCATCACGCCCAACAATTTATGGAACTGTACAATGCCTACGAACAACAAAAGCGACTGAGTAACTATTTAGATTTTGATGATCTTTTATATAAGACGTTCCATCTTTTTGATAGCAATCCACAATTTAAAGAAAATCACATCAAACGACACAGACATATTTTAGTTGATGAGTATCAAGATACTAACTTAATTCAGCATGAACTTTTAAAGCAAATGACCTTACAAAATAAGCAAATCATTGTTGATTCTGTTTGTGCAGTTGGAGATGAAGATCAATCAATTTATTCTTGGCGTGGAGCAACGGTTAAAAACATTTTAGAATTTAATCAAGAGTTTCAAAACACACAAATTATAAAGCTTGAGCAAAATTACAGGTCTACACAACAAATCCTGGATGTAGCAAACAGCATTATTAAAAATAACGTTGATAGAAATCATAAGCAGTTATGGTCTGCCAACACAAAACAACATCAGCCAATGCTTCTTGAGTGTCTTTCTGATTTGCAAGAGGCCTACTCAATTGCTCACCTAATAAATCTTGTTGCTCGTACCGAAAAAAAATCATCAATTGCGATTTTATATCGAACTCACTATCAATCTCGTATTATCGAAGAAGCGCTCATTAAAGAATCTATCGCCTATAAAATTATTGGCGGCATTCAATTCTATGAACGCAAAGAAATTAAAGACTTACTTGCATATTTACGATTACTAAAAAATCCATTTGATCGAATTTCGCTTTTTAGAGCAATTAACTGCCCACTTCGAGGACTTGGTGAAAAATTTGAAGAAGTCTTTTTAAAAACATGGAATGAAAACCCTTTTTCTAATTTCAAAGAAGTTGCGGCAATTATCATTAATTGTGGCCTTATTCCTATGAAGCAAATTGCCTCTGTTCAAAGCTTTACCAGACTTTTCGATGAAAATTTATTACTTGACCTACAAAAAAACGATGATAAAAAATCTGAAAACATACATCAAAGCGTTGCTAAAGTCCTTGAGCATTTTATCAAGAAAACAGAATATATTTCATATTTACAAGATAGCTGCGATAAGGCTGAAGCTGAAACAAAACGAGAAAACGTTGCTGAGTTTATACGAGCAGCTGAGTATTTTGATGACAATAACACATCTGGCCTTTCACAATTTTTAGATGATATTTCCTTGATGCAAGAACAGATTAAAAAAGACGATTCTGCAGTAGACAGAATAAGCATGATGACTCTGCATAGCGCCAAAGGCTTAGAGTTTTCAACGGTGATTTTAGTTGGGCTTGAAGAAGGAATATTGCCAAGCAACCAATCAATTGGTCAAGAAAACGTAGAAGAAGAACGAAGACTTTTTTATGTTGGAATCACCAGAGCCAAAGAAAAACTTTTAATTACATACAGCAAATACCGAAACGTCTATGGCAAAATGGATCAACAAAGACCATCTAGGTTTTTAAGTGAAATACCACAACATTTAATGGTTCATCAAGAAGCAGCTCACTGGACAAAATCTAGCTTTATGACATTTTTCCAAGACTGGATCAATAATCAAAAAGCTCCAAAAGCTCAAGCGACATATCAAGCTCATACCATGACTTCTAATTTGAGCTCTACTGCAAATACTAATTTAAGCAAAGATAGCGCTAAAGTTTCTGCCAAACAACTTCACATACGAAGACTTCAAGCTGTCAGACATGCAACGTTTGGTTTAGGCATTGCTCATCACGTAGAGCAAAAAGGTGACAAGAGTTTTGTCACCGTACATTTTACTCATCATGGCACAAAAAAAATCGACAGCTCTTTTTTAGAAATTGTTTAGAATCTTTTACTTAACCATGCTAAAAACCCGTCCATAGTTTTTTCTTCTTCTGTTTGTACAGGATGTGCATCATGTATTAAAATATCGATAATTTGCTTGTGTCCATATTTTGTAGCAAGCTCGAGAGCTGTTTGCCCAGCTTTGTTTTGAACATCAAGCTTAGCGCCAGCAGAAACAAGAAAGCGAACCACCTGAGTTTTTCCATTCATTGCAGCTACAATCAATGGCGTATTTCCATTAAAGTCCGGTTTATTAAGATCAACTCCTGCATGAATCAATTCTTTAACTGGTGCAATATCTAACATTTTAATAGACATTAACAATGGAGTATTTCCATTTTCATCAGCAGCATTCATATCAGCTCCAGCACGAATCAATTCTTTAATCATGGGAATATCGCCATACCGAGCAGCTTTTGTTAACAAAAAGCAATCATCTTGGTTTACATTTGCACCAGCTGCTATCATTTTTTTAAGCGCATTTAAATTTCCTTGCTCAACAGCAAGAACTAGATCTGAGCCAGGGTACGACTTAGGCATATGATAATGTTGATAATTTTTATCAAGTTTTAAAGGAGTCGATTTAAATGCTCCAGCCCCTGAATACATTTTCTGATTTGTCCATGGCTGAGTAGATTGCCCACTAGCAGCTTGACTGATAGCTTGATTTAAAACATCTTGATTTGCTCTTGATTGTGGATTTTCTGGCAAACGCTTGAGGTTTATTCCATTTGTATTGTTTGCTCCAAGCACGCCTACGGCACCAGCCCCAATGGAACTAGCACCCCTTTGCATGCTAAGTATCGCGCCATGAAAGGCAACCGTGACACATAAAATTGATATGAAACTTTTTTTGTTATTCATTTGAGAGTCCCCACCCTTATAAATTTAGGCCGCAACAATTTGTGCCCTTCTTTTCTAAATAATGACAGGACTGGCCAACTAAAATCAATAGTTTGATCAAAAAGCTAAAGTGATAAATAAGAAAGCAGCCCTGAATCAACAGAGCTGCTTAATTTTTACAATCTAAGTTAATTTAAAATTAGTAGTCCAATTTCAAGACTTTTTTAACATCTGACATCGTCTGAGAAGCTACTTGTCGAGCATCTGCTGTTCCAGCCAAAAGTAAACGCATGACTTCACCTTGGTCTTTAGAAAACTCTAAGCGACGATTTCGAATAGGCGTAAGCATTTCATTTACAACTTCAAAAAGATATTTTTTTAACTGAACGTCACCAAGGCCACCCTTTTGATAATGATCCTTAAGCTGT
This portion of the Candidatus Dependentiae bacterium genome encodes:
- a CDS encoding ankyrin repeat domain-containing protein — protein: MNNKKSFISILCVTVAFHGAILSMQRGASSIGAGAVGVLGANNTNGINLKRLPENPQSRANQDVLNQAISQAASGQSTQPWTNQKMYSGAGAFKSTPLKLDKNYQHYHMPKSYPGSDLVLAVEQGNLNALKKMIAAGANVNQDDCFLLTKAARYGDIPMIKELIRAGADMNAADENGNTPLLMSIKMLDIAPVKELIHAGVDLNKPDFNGNTPLIVAAMNGKTQVVRFLVSAGAKLDVQNKAGQTALELATKYGHKQIIDILIHDAHPVQTEEEKTMDGFLAWLSKRF
- a CDS encoding UvrD-helicase domain-containing protein, whose amino-acid sequence is MFEQEKQRDLFVETSTNNTQLQSDQDEPTENYNLEEFQEEIAPQDSFELRSLFNDEESQARFHREIENKPELQAAFNSFVSQNLNHEQQKAVAPKDGSFLVIAGAGSGKTRVITARITNLILNCGVEPSSIIALTFTNKAAQEMQHRIEQFLPNLRTKPTIATFHAYCLKLLKKNAAILQAQPFSVIDSQDALKLLQTIVKDRGMDKLFNPKQLLPMFSSYKMNDTLHLDTPAWNMHHAQQFMELYNAYEQQKRLSNYLDFDDLLYKTFHLFDSNPQFKENHIKRHRHILVDEYQDTNLIQHELLKQMTLQNKQIIVDSVCAVGDEDQSIYSWRGATVKNILEFNQEFQNTQIIKLEQNYRSTQQILDVANSIIKNNVDRNHKQLWSANTKQHQPMLLECLSDLQEAYSIAHLINLVARTEKKSSIAILYRTHYQSRIIEEALIKESIAYKIIGGIQFYERKEIKDLLAYLRLLKNPFDRISLFRAINCPLRGLGEKFEEVFLKTWNENPFSNFKEVAAIIINCGLIPMKQIASVQSFTRLFDENLLLDLQKNDDKKSENIHQSVAKVLEHFIKKTEYISYLQDSCDKAEAETKRENVAEFIRAAEYFDDNNTSGLSQFLDDISLMQEQIKKDDSAVDRISMMTLHSAKGLEFSTVILVGLEEGILPSNQSIGQENVEEERRLFYVGITRAKEKLLITYSKYRNVYGKMDQQRPSRFLSEIPQHLMVHQEAAHWTKSSFMTFFQDWINNQKAPKAQATYQAHTMTSNLSSTANTNLSKDSAKVSAKQLHIRRLQAVRHATFGLGIAHHVEQKGDKSFVTVHFTHHGTKKIDSSFLEIV